Proteins from a single region of Hydra vulgaris chromosome 12, alternate assembly HydraT2T_AEP:
- the LOC100205537 gene encoding m7GpppX diphosphatase isoform X2 yields the protein MADEPVLKRKAVQVDIKSGLDFESFTVIKVLSNDAKSKKIHVHGRFKDSEDDTIVSFEKTPFSEDSIQNILSSETVTNEVFSNDIYSQHTAMPQPYYNTLTTQVIRPATLHHIKKYTYQKLKVVEETPDSYKKITLPYIMENSMRVEWVYNILDHKSETERIIYEDSDPENGFVLLPDIKWDGKQVENLYVCAIIHNRKIKSIRDLNEKHLPLLKNLLRKGLDEIVKKYGVSSDEIRSYFHYYPSYYHLHVHYNHLQADVGGTSAEKAHLLSDVIDNIENISNDYYQRKTLTVLLREQDPLYSLLSEKV from the exons atggctgatgAACCTGTATTGAAAAGGAAAGCTGTTCAAGTGGATATAAAGAGCGGTTtagattttgaaagttttactgTAATAAAAGTTCTTTCAAATGAtgcaaagtcaaaaaaaatacatgttcaTG GTCGGTTTAAGGATTCTGAAGATGATACCATTGTATCATTTGAAAAAACACCTTTTTCTGAAGACTCTATCCAAAATATATTATCTTCTGAAACTGTAACTAATGAAGTGTTTTCAAATGATATATACAGTCAGCATACAGCTATGCCACAACCTTATTACAACACATTAACCACTCAGGTTATAAGACCTGCAACATTGCATCATATAAAGAAATATACTTACCAAAAGTTAAAAGTTGTTGAAGAAACTCCtgatagttacaaaaaaatcacTCTTCCATATATTATGGAAAATTCTATGCGAGTTGAA tggGTGTATAATATCCTTGATCATAAATCTGAAACTGAACGTATTATTTATGAGGACTCCGATCCTGAGAACGGTTTTGTTCTTTTACCTGATATAAAATGGGATGGAAAACAAGTTGAAAATTTATATGTGTGTGCTATCATTCATAATCGTAAAATTAAGTCTATACGCGATTTAAACGAAAAGCATTTacctttgttaaaaaacttgctTCGGAAGGGTTTG gatgaaattgttaaaaagtatgGTGTATCTTCCGATGAGATTCGTTCTTATTTTCACTACTATCCATCTTATTATCATCTTCACGTTCATTATAACCACTTGCAAGCTGATGTTGGAGGAACATCTGCTGAAAAAGCACATCTTTTAAGTGATGTCATTGataacattgaaaatatttctaatgATTACTACCAAAGGAAAACTTTAACTGTACTTTTAAGAGAACAAGATCCATTGTATTCTTTACTATCAGAGAAagtgtaa